One region of Vitis vinifera cultivar Pinot Noir 40024 chromosome 1, ASM3070453v1 genomic DNA includes:
- the LOC100250599 gene encoding extensin isoform X1, translating into MDLMIVLAVFVSLLAHPLPLGAHPTKPISRIAIVGAVFCDICSNNTLSRHSYFLPGVEVQIQCKLRVNSARTNEEINFSVNRTTGKHGVYKLEIPSVDGIDCIGGHTMQTLCQAKLIGSSSSACNVPGLKTTTNAISVKSKQDNLCIFNLNALSYRPSKRNTTICGDQTQELPNDLNSAKFFLPCFPPFGFPWPSLPPLPPLPQLPPLPQLPPLPQLPPLPRLPPLPRLPPLPTLPFPFSPLPPFPSLPFPPLPFKTPPSLPFPFPPTPPLSLPPPPPPAFNWGDPRTWIPHIPSLSPPPPPAFNLGDPKTWTPYIPSLTPPPPPAFNLGDPKTWTPYIPSLNPPPPAFNLGDPKTWTPYIPSLNPPPPAFNWEDPRTWIPYYYPPSPPTSPQNQHP; encoded by the exons ATGGATTTGATGATTGTTCTTGCTGTTTTTGTATCTTTGCTTGCTCACCCACTTCCCCTTGGGGCTCATCCAACAAAACCCATCTCTCGGATCGCGATAGTTGGTGCTGTTTTTTGTGATATCTGCTCCAACAACACCCTCTCAAGGCACAGCTACTTCTTGCCAG GTGTCGAGGTTCAAATTCAATGCAAATTAAGGGTAAATTCAGCTAGAACCAATGAAGAGATCAACTTCTCGGTCAATAGAACTACTGGTAAACATGGGGTTTACAAGCTTGAAATACCATCTGTTGATGGAATTGACTGCATAGGAGGTCACACAATGCAGACTCTTTGCCAGGCAAAGTTGATTGGGAGCTCATCATCAGCCTGCAATGTTCCTGGCTTGAAGACGACGACTAATGCCATCTCGGTGAAATCAAAACAGGACAACCTCTGCATCTTCAACTTGAATGCTTTGAGCTACAGACCATCCAAGAGGAACACCACAATTTGTGGAGATCAAACACAGGAATTGCCAAATGACTTAAATTCTGCAAAATTCTTTCTGCCTTGCTTTCCACCATTTGGCTTCCCTTGGCCTTCTTTACCTCCCCTACCTCCTCTGCCTCAGCTACCGCCTCTGCCTCAGCTACCTCCTCTGCCTCAGCTACCTCCTCTGCCTCGGCTACCTCCTCTGCCTCGGCTACCTCCTCTGCCAACATTGCCTTTTCCCTTTTCCCCATTGCCCCCATTTCCATCACTTCCATTTCCTCCATTACCATTCAAAACACCACCATCTCTACCCTTCCCTTTCCCTCCAACCCCACCTCTCTCCCTTCCTCCCCCTCCTCCGCCTGCGTTCAACTGGGGAGACCCCAGAACGTGGATACCACACATACCTTCCCTGTCTCCCCCTCCCCCACCAGCATTCAACTTGGGAGACCCCAAAACTTGGACACCCTACATCCCTTCACTAACCCCTCCTCCTCCACCAGCATTCAACTTGGGAGACCCCAAAACTTGGACACCCTACATCCCTTCACTAAACCCTCCTCCTCCAGCATTCAACTTGGGAGACCCCAAAACTTGGACACCCTACATCCCTTCACTAAACCCTCCTCCTCCAGCATTCAACTGGGAAGACCCCAGAACTTGGATTCCCTACTACTACCCTCCATCCCCTCCTACCAGCCCTCAGAACCAGCACCCCTGA
- the LOC100250599 gene encoding leucine-rich repeat extensin-like protein 5 isoform X2 translates to MDLMIVLAVFVSLLAHPLPLGAHPTKPISRIAIVGAVFCDICSNNTLSRHSYFLPGVEVQIQCKLRVNSARTNEEINFSVNRTTGKHGVYKLEIPSVDGIDCIGGHTMQTLCQAKLIGSSSSACNVPGLKTTTNAISVKSKQDNLCIFNLNALSYRPSKRNTTICGDQTQELPNDLNSAKFFLPCFPPFGFPWPSLPPLPPLPRLPPLPRLPPLPTLPFPFSPLPPFPSLPFPPLPFKTPPSLPFPFPPTPPLSLPPPPPPAFNWGDPRTWIPHIPSLSPPPPPAFNLGDPKTWTPYIPSLTPPPPPAFNLGDPKTWTPYIPSLNPPPPAFNLGDPKTWTPYIPSLNPPPPAFNWEDPRTWIPYYYPPSPPTSPQNQHP, encoded by the exons ATGGATTTGATGATTGTTCTTGCTGTTTTTGTATCTTTGCTTGCTCACCCACTTCCCCTTGGGGCTCATCCAACAAAACCCATCTCTCGGATCGCGATAGTTGGTGCTGTTTTTTGTGATATCTGCTCCAACAACACCCTCTCAAGGCACAGCTACTTCTTGCCAG GTGTCGAGGTTCAAATTCAATGCAAATTAAGGGTAAATTCAGCTAGAACCAATGAAGAGATCAACTTCTCGGTCAATAGAACTACTGGTAAACATGGGGTTTACAAGCTTGAAATACCATCTGTTGATGGAATTGACTGCATAGGAGGTCACACAATGCAGACTCTTTGCCAGGCAAAGTTGATTGGGAGCTCATCATCAGCCTGCAATGTTCCTGGCTTGAAGACGACGACTAATGCCATCTCGGTGAAATCAAAACAGGACAACCTCTGCATCTTCAACTTGAATGCTTTGAGCTACAGACCATCCAAGAGGAACACCACAATTTGTGGAGATCAAACACAGGAATTGCCAAATGACTTAAATTCTGCAAAATTCTTTCTGCCTTGCTTTCCACCATTTGGCTTCCCTTGGCCTTCTTTACCTCCCCTAC CTCCTCTGCCTCGGCTACCTCCTCTGCCTCGGCTACCTCCTCTGCCAACATTGCCTTTTCCCTTTTCCCCATTGCCCCCATTTCCATCACTTCCATTTCCTCCATTACCATTCAAAACACCACCATCTCTACCCTTCCCTTTCCCTCCAACCCCACCTCTCTCCCTTCCTCCCCCTCCTCCGCCTGCGTTCAACTGGGGAGACCCCAGAACGTGGATACCACACATACCTTCCCTGTCTCCCCCTCCCCCACCAGCATTCAACTTGGGAGACCCCAAAACTTGGACACCCTACATCCCTTCACTAACCCCTCCTCCTCCACCAGCATTCAACTTGGGAGACCCCAAAACTTGGACACCCTACATCCCTTCACTAAACCCTCCTCCTCCAGCATTCAACTTGGGAGACCCCAAAACTTGGACACCCTACATCCCTTCACTAAACCCTCCTCCTCCAGCATTCAACTGGGAAGACCCCAGAACTTGGATTCCCTACTACTACCCTCCATCCCCTCCTACCAGCCCTCAGAACCAGCACCCCTGA